In Zonotrichia leucophrys gambelii isolate GWCS_2022_RI chromosome 27, RI_Zleu_2.0, whole genome shotgun sequence, the genomic window TTTGATAACTTATTTTATGGCAGGACAATTTGTCTTTTAGACATCCCTAATTCCTTTCATGCACTTCAGATGGAACTTAGCTTAAAGCCAGCTGACCAAGAGACAGCTGAAGTGAAGGAGGATGAAGCCCACTTACAGTATTCCTTCCCAGGGAAGGATCAAGTGTGAATTTCTGTGCAAAGTTTCATTGCTTGTCCACCCTTCCTTTTAGATTTCTGCTGCCCAGATGGAAAATTCCAGACTTGTCCTGCAGATCGACAATGCCAAGCTGGCTGCTGATGATTTTAGGCTGAAGTAAGTTCCATGATTTCATGTCAATTCTCTTTCATGCTCCTCTTATTTAGGAAAGCTGCCACTTACTGGAATCACTGCCAAGAAGTGAACATTTTCCaacttaaatgaaaatttcacaATGACTGTGGTAGTTACTGATTCTAACATTCACTCCAAACTGTTGCATTCCAATGATGACACAAGGCACTGTATTGTACAGGTTTGAGAACGAACACCTGCTCAGGCAGAGTGTGGAGAGCGACATCACCGGACTGCTCCATGTCCGTGACGACCTGACCCTGAGCCAAGCTGACCTGGAGGCCCAGATTGAGAACATAACTGAGGAACTTGTTTTCCTTAGGAAGAACCACGAAGAGGTGAGAACAGCAGATCACTGCCATGGAGATGGGTTTTGAGTGGCAAACAACCTCACTAGGAAGCATTTCTATCCTTCCTGGAAGCAGCATAACCCTGTGTGACCCTAAGGGACATGCAAGCTGTCAGGGATCAAAGGCTGAACACTCCTTCATTCCAGGAATGAAGGAGTAAAGGTTTTCTCTAAGAAAATTTATGGTTCAGGAATTGGCATCCCAAAAGTACACAAATGGGAGCCATGACTTCTCCCTCACTCCACAGATCCAGTtctgaggaaataatttttatgataCATTTATCATAAAAATGTATGATATAACATTTATTGCTACCATGTAGGCGAACTGTTCTAAGATAAGGTGCACTAAACAGTATTTACAAGGTGATTAAGTTGCCTTGCCCCAAGGTACTATTGAGGATTAGCACTATGTGTGTGGATGCTGAGTTTGTGTCCCATGCCCAGGAGtgacagctccctgcagctggtgctaACACAGCTCCCATTGCTGCAGCTGGTGCTAACACAGCTCCCATTGCTGCAGTTGGTGCTAACACAGCTCCCATTGCTGCAGTTGGTGCTAACACAGTTCCCATTGCTGCAGCTGGTGCTAACACAGCTCCCATTGCTGCAGTTGGTGCTAACACAGCTCCCATTGCTGCAGCTGGTGCTAACACAGTTCCCATTGCTGCAGCTGGTGCTAACACAGttcccattgctgcaggaacgTGACAGGCTGCGCAAAGAGGCCAGCGGCTCTGTGAACGTGGCGGTGGATGCCGCTCCCGGCATTGATCTCGCAGCTATCATGGAAAACATGAGAAAGCAATATGAAGAAATGGCAGAAAAGAACCGCCAAGAAGCCAAAGAACATTTTGAAAAGCAGGTAAAGTCAACAGCTTAAACACCAGCAAGAATCTCAGTCATGCCTGGCTGCAGTTCACAGTCTCTCCATTCTCCATTCCAGACAGCAGAACTGAACCAGGAAGTTGCCCTCAATGTTGAGCAGTTGGCAGTCCAAAGGAAAGAGGTCACAGAACGGAGACAGATCTGCCAGAACCTGGAGCTGGAATTACAGTCCCTGCTGAACATGGTAAattacaaaagcaaaataaggaCTGTGGATAGCAGAGAGTTACACAGAGGTGTAATAAATAGAGGATTAAAAGATAAATAGAGCAATGAGGGGCTTTACAATCAAAAGgttattttaacagaaaaatgtaTCCTCTGAATAATGTGTCACTGTTCTTGCCATGCACTACAGAAACAGACCCTGGAAGCCTCTCTGGCTGAAACAGAAGCACGGTACAGTCACCAGCTTGACCAGATACAGGGAGCAATTTCCAGTCTGGAGGCTCAGCTGAGGCAGGTCCGAGTTGACATGGAGGCTCAGAACAATGAGTACAGCATCCTGCTGGATGTCAAGACTCGCTTGGAGATGGAGATTGCCACGTACCgcaggctgctggagggagagGAAACCGGGTGAGCACACATGTGGCTTTGtgtgttggtttgggttttgtgtcAAATCTGCCTCTCTCCAACTGCTTTGAGGTGGGGAAGCCCAATGTCCAGTTCTCAGCCACACAATCAGAGCAGGCTGCTGTTCAGGCTGGGCTACTGAAGCTGCTGTGGAATTTTGAGGTGGCTCTTCCAGCCTACAGATGATCATTGTGAGCTGGGGATTGGGTACATGTTCACATGTCAGGAACACCTGTAATGCAGTTTTTTAACAACTTGTCTGTGTGGGTTAAGCAGGAAGTGGAACTTCCCCCCAGATTCTACCTGTTCAGCTGTTCTGGCTCAGGAACTAGATGGGGTGTACCTGGCATTGCAGAGATCAGTCTGCAGATTAACTGTGCCTACAGCTTATGCTTAGCAAGTTTCACTTCAACTGAGAGAACTCGTTTTACTGAGTTGCCTTCTGATTCAATGTCTTGATGAAAGGGGATTAGGTGTCCTGATCAAACACATAGGAAATGCACAAGGATGTTCAATACATGAGTTGccatatatttacattttctaaTTTACAATTTGAACAGGTATTTAGAAGAGATGCCAACAGTAGAGGAGACGGAAAAAGGTATGTCCCACcaacttctttctgttttgatgGTGGCCTGTTGAAATGTTATGAAATTAAGTAGCCTGATATAAAACAGCAGATTCAGAGCAAATAATCAGCCAGTAGAATCTCACATCAAGAAAGCAATCAACTGTTTGGTTACCCTATGAGGAATGATAAACCTGGGTTTATACATACAATTCAGGTGCCCAGTAAAAAATCAGACTCAtcttacccattctgtgattctgtgagttcTCAGAACTGCAGAAGCATCTGCTTCTCCCTGCTAGCTGCACAGGGAGACTGAGACTTCCAAGTAACATATCCAGTTTCATAGCAAAAATTTCCAATTTGGTGTAAGTCTATTCCAAGGTTTTAGGCCTACAAGTCTGTGCTAAACTGAAGCAAAATTATCAAGAGTGCTAGAGAGTTATTGAATCCAGTATGCAGTCTATAGACAACATATTCAGTATCCAAAAGAGAAGCCACACCCCACACATTGCAAAAGTTACCTCAAGGACCTGTGGATTGAAGATGCTTTTTGATATTTCCTCATGTAGCAGCAATATTACTCTGTCAGTGTACATTACATAAAATTACTTCTCTTTTCAATTTCCTTAACAGAATCAAGTAAGTTTAAGAAGATCAAGACAATAGTTGAGGAGGTGGTTGATGGCAAGGTTGTATCCTCTGAGGTCAGAGAGGTTGAAGAGAAGATGTAAATGGCACCAGCAGAGAAGATGCCTCTGAGTTCCATGGAGCTGATGCCAAAATGAAAAGGGTTATAAAGAATCTGATCTAATTCACTCTTAACCCCAGATGGattaaaaaatgccaaaatctcaaatctgttgttgttgtttttgtggggGAGCATTAATAAAAATCTGTAAGTCACAACATAGAAGACTTTAGGTTTACTTCTATAGTGACTAAGAACcttgatggaaaaaaatgaaatcagcCTGGTATGAATGTGTAATTGCTTCCAACACAGATAAAAATGGAAGTATtaggtttttaaaatgcattaaggCATCAGTTCAGCACGCCTTTTCTGAATGTGAACTCCCACTCAAGCATAAAGCAGCTTCACTTCATTAATACCTGATTTTCAAATACATAAGAAGTGTCAATTTGCTTTTCATAACATattaacatgaaaaaataaaatgaagaagtCTACTtgatatttttcacattctgtgaaTGATTATGTCACCAGGGACTATGGCAAGCTAAGATATTTTAtggataaaaatatatttgaaatcatctccctctctctcaAACCCTCCTGTGCCAATAATGTTCCGTGTCCCATAGGGAGGCCCCTGTGCCACACCTGGATTCTCAGTCCCAGGAGTTTacattttcctcttgagaaCATAAACACACAAAGCTCTTCCCTATGAAACCTCACCTGTCCAGAGCTATGTACTGTACATAAACAGCTGCCAAAGAACTAATCCTCTGCTTTCACTGCCCCGAGTCACTGAGACCAGGCTATCAGCTCATTTCCACACAAATGCTTTACTTACACCTTTGATCTTCCGCTCTTTTCTATCCCAAAAGCACCTCGTGCCCCTGAGTGCGGATAAATCAAAAATTAACACATTTCAGTTGACAAATCCAATGATATAATTAAGCcaggacaaaggaaaaatgaTTTTCCATTTATCAAAAtgacttcaaaagaaaaatatactgCCTTGGGAGGGTTCCCATGCCCAAACCTGCACCCAGAAGCGCTACATTTGATCTTCAGATTTGTATTATAGAAAGCACCAAATACAGAAATCAGATTTCTTATTTTGAGATAACAGCAAACTATTTAGCACACAGAAAGGTCAGTTCCAGCTCTGAAGTACAAACTCTATATGCTATAGACTACAAGTATATCACTCTGAGGTATTTCAGTGATGAAAGGGTTAGGGCATAAACCCAATTCCAAATCCTATTTGGAATaggtatatttatattttcatattaatGATCACCCTGCAGCTCACTGAACATCCATGTGCCCTTGGACACCTGATGGTCACTTTTCTTAAGCATCCAGGAGCACTAATCCAGCAAAGGCTCCTGGCTGAAGAGCATTATGAAAAGACATTCCTGCCACACGGGCTGAGAAGCAGGGATCAAAGGGATCACTCTGCTGACTTAGCAAACTCCTGTAAGAACAGCCCCAAATGCAGGAAGCACTGCATCTGCAATGACAAAACAATTATTTAGGAGGGATTTAAATGCGAAAAGAACTTTTTATGCTCCATTGCACATGGCAGAACACAATCGTGATGTCTCAGCTCCACTCCACCCATTTCCCCTCATACAAATACCTGGAGGGCACCAGATTTCCACTCCCATTGGCAATTTTGGTTGGCACATATCATTTCGGTTGGTCAGAACATACTAAACTGACATCCCCCCcaaagaggagggagagagagagtgaaAGCTCTCTCCAGGAGGTGGGGACTCCTCCTGAAACACCCACTGCTGTCCCTATaaagctgcccctgctcctgctctgctctctgttgTATCCTGCACGGGGCAGACCCAGGCACCCCGAGCACCATGGCCCTTTCCGTGCGCACGAGCGGCGGGTCCCGGCAGTTCTCCTCTCGCAGCGGAATCGGAGGGGGATCTCTGAGGATGTCCAGTTCTGGTGGTGGAGGAGGCTTTGGTGGCAGCGGGCTTGGCTTTGGTGGGGGGTCTGGTGGAGGCTTTGGTGCAGCTTCTATGTTGGGTTCAAGCTCTGGCTTTggtgggggctttgggggcagctCAGGCGCAGGACTGGGGAGCAGCTTAAGCAGTGGTTTTGGTGGAAGCTATGGAGGTGGTTTGGGTGCTGGCTATGGAAGTGGCTTAGGCAGTGGGtttgggggaggtttgggaAGTGGTTTTGGCAGCAGTTCAGGTGCTGCTTTTGGAAGTGGCTTTGGTGGTGGCTTAGGGACTGGTTATGGAGGTGGGTTtggccctgctggtgctggggatggtggCATTCTTTCTGGCTCAAAAAAAGAGACAATGCAGAACCTCAACGACCGTCTGGCCGCATACCTGGACAAAGTGAGGTCCCTGGAGGATGCCAACACTGAGCTGGAGCGCAAAATCCGTGAATGGTATGAGAAAAATGGCCCTGGCACTGGTACCCCTGGATCTGGGAATGACTACAGTAAATTCTACCCCATCATTGAAGATCTTCGAAATAAGGTAGCAAAGCAATGTATTTCATGTATCTTTATAGTTGTAACTCACTTAataatattaatgaaaataactGATTTCTTTCAGCAACCAGGAGCACATTTATCCTTTGGTACTGACATTTGCAATGACCTCTGTCACCCTGCACTGGTGACGTGGTGAATTTTTCCTGTACATTAAAGCAGTTCTGTAGCTGTGATTTGTCTAATCTGAATAAAGGAGAAGGCAGTGATGGAATGCAGCTCTACAAACCCTTGTAGAACACAAAGTTTAAAGCCATTGCAAAGCCATGAAGCCTTTGGGCTGTAACATCATTCTCTGAACACTGTTTGTATTCTAGATCATCAATGCAACCATCGACAACGCGAGGATCATTCTGCAGGTCGATAATGCCAGACTGGCTGCTGATGACTTCAGACTGAAGTAAGGCTATCTTAATGTTATAAAAACTccttaaggaaaaaattctttcgTACTAAAAATCTCTTTCCTTGTAGAATACTTGTAGTATAATTATTAAACAGTATTATAACAATTATGTGTATTAAGTTTTCAAATtaaagctaaaataaaacacattaatAGTCTGCATTTGACTTCACTGGCCatgtaaaaaataatatttaattccTTTATGCATAGATATGAGAATGAAGTGGCTCTTCGGCAGAGCGTGGAGGCTGACATCAATGGTCTGCGCAGAGTCCTGGATGAGCTGACCATGACCAGGGCAGATCTGGAGATGCAGATTGAAAGCCTGAATGAAGAACTGGCTTATCTCAAGAAGAATCATGaagaggtaatttttttcctttgtgaatTGATAACAAGATACATGAAATTGTGACACATCAAATTACTCCCTTGTTTAAGCCAGTGGGAGTTCCTGGGTTTCATTATAGGTTCTGTTTGCTGTCAATTTTTGAGTTTGCTGAAAGAGTACGACAAACAATCTACAGATCCTTGTTGAAACAGAATTTGTATCATGTATATTTCTTTACATATATTTTGGtataattattttgtattttattaacagaaccttctctttattttcaatGTCTCCAGGAGCTTCAGGGCATCCAAAGCAGTGAATTTGGCCAAGTCAGTGTGGAAATGGACGCTGCTCCAGGGACTGATCTGACCAAGCTTCTGAATGATATGAGAGGACAATACGAAGTCATTGCCGAGCAAAACCGTAAAGAGGCCGAAGCGTGGTTCAATGAAAAAGTAACAACCAGAGAGAGCAAACTCAGTGAAATGCATGGGAAAATGAGTTCAATACTTGgaacagtaaaattacacccCATTCTTCCTTGTCATTTCAGAGCGGGGAGCTGAAAAGGGAAATCTCCACTcacactgagcagctccagtCAGGAAAGAGCGAGATCACAGATTTGAAAAGGACTCTCCAGAGCTTGGAAATAGAGCTGCAGTCTCAGCTCGCCATGGTACGTTCTGGGAAGCTGCTGACTGCTCAGAGCCAATTCAGCAACTTCAAGAGTCTTTTTAGACCTAATCCTATTCCACCACAGAATTGAggatttgcatttctttccGATTAAATCCTATATTCTTTTAGTTCCTAAATAGCAGTAATATATCTAACTGGATTGCAAAGAGCATGTCACAAAGCAGATGAGTTTTACATTACATTTAGGGAAGTGACAAGGGAAAGTTTTCAAACCGgtgttttcaaaaagaaaataaaaccttctGAGTAATGCAGCTGTGCTCACTCCCTTAAACTACTTCAGTTGGTTTTgttaagagatttttttccttaaccagagattatttaatatctttacacagaaaaaatccCTGGAAGACACTTTAGCAGAAACAGAAGGTGGTTACTGCGCTCAGCTGTCACAAATCCAAATGCAGATCGGGAACCTGGAGTCGCAGCTTTTCCAGGTCAGGGCTGACATGGAGCGCCAGAACGCCGAGTACCAGCAGCTCCTAGACATCAAGACTCGCCTGGAAATGGAGATTGAAACCTACCGGCGCCTGCTGGATGGAGAGTTTGTGTAAGGAACTGCTTGACACAAAATATCTCCTTGCGTTTATTTTCTGTAGCAAAAtcctttccaggaaaaaaagaggtgaAATAAGTGGAACATTCTCCAAGTGATAATAAGGCACATACAGTGATCTGAAATATCAGTGTGACTGAGGAGAGTGAGCCATTCTGCTCACTATTTATATAACCTATCAAAGTCACCatgaaaagggaatttattcTGATCCTATCACACATCCTGCAATAGTGATGTCTCTGATTCCCTTTTTAGGGGTGCTGGACAGGCAGTTACACTTGAAAGCTCATCCCTGACAGGGTCCAAATCTCAAACACAATCACTGGACTCTTCTCAAGGTAGGTAGAACTTGATTgaataaaattttgtttctaaagTCATTCTTACAAATCAAATAATACATGTTATCCTGTTTAACTACATCAGAGAGTTCATTAAAATCAGAAGCCagttggaaaggaaaagggggtaCCTGGTCATGTGCTGCATCATGTTATCATTTGGGTTTATCATTTTCAACACACTATAaatattctttgttttgttcatGATGTTTAGATCCAACCAAAACTAGAAAGATCAAGACAATTGTCGAAGAAGTGGTAGATGGAAAAGTTGTTGCATCCCACGTTAAGGAAGTTGAAGAGAAGATATGAGGCACAATCTGATGTGGCAAAGAAACCATTTGCTCCCAGCCAAAATGGATAAATAACTTTATTCTTTTGTATGAAGTGATAAAACATTTGGCTTTGTACTCACAATCTTTTAGATAAGACAAAGTTGGCACTTTCATTCCTTGCAGACATACATTTCCTGCTTCACTCTATCAGCCTTACCTGTATGATTTCCATtgtgttctttaaaaatatcatcaaATCTCTGTTCAATAACCAGAAATATGAAGCACACATTTAATCAGAATTGCCATTTTATAATCTTTAGTAATCaatagataaaataattttgctgttctaatctcatttttcagttttcatccCTAATAAAAAGTACTCACAAGCTTTAATGTATTAGTCTCCCTTTATTCTCCACGACACCCTGCAGCTGTGTGGTGAACCAGCAATAAAATATGAACACTGAAAGCAGCTAGAATTTAAAGTTCCATAAGTCCTAGGAAAGATGCAACTGCTTACACCTGCCTCCCTTCAGCCTTCAGGAATCTCATAGCCACGTGTTCCCTTTACACCtgaaaaaagatagaaaaagaaagcattagTTTATACCATCCCAAGTGCAATACCTTGTGTTTGTTTGATGGATTCCTGATTGTTTTCTTATGTAACTGTTCTCGTCCCATCAATGACAAACACGGACAATATTTTGGATTTAGAACTACACAGAACAAGGATAATTAAGGCACTTTCAGAAAAGAGAGTGGACAACAACTGGAAGACAGTCAgctaaggaaaagaaaatccaaacacaGGATCCTTTCACATGTGCCAACAGACACAGCCAAGAACAGGGAAGCCTTTTCACAGCAGGAGACTTTTAAGTGGAACAATACTTTGACTTTAAAAAGATGTGTGTCTTATGAAAGTTTACTGCCTGTTTTATTGTATATTCTCATTTAGAGccaaaaatgcatttctctctttgctaaaatttaaatttctattgaaactggaattttttaaatgcatatcTCGTATTGTgcactactgaaaaaaaaaataaacaagaggTAAAAGGAAATAGGTAAGAGTCACTCTTAGCAGACAAGAACATTGGGATCACACAGTGCTCCAGTGAGCAGGAAATTAAGCACAGCACAGACAACCTGTGCTGGacctgcctgggagctgccagggaaggggaagaacCCCACATATATTGTGTGTTGTGTGTACTGAGCACACCAACACCTGGCACAGGTTCTGAAACACCATCAGAGACAACCCAGACCCTTTTCCTGACAGCAGTGATGAGTGTACATTCACCAGAACTTTGCCCTCTGGAGAAGAGGAGCCAAAGCCCTTACCACAAgttgcagcagcactgctcaccaCCAGAAGTGCTGGTTCCTCTCCCTCCTTGTGGTGTTTCTGCCCATAAAAGAGGATGCCCAGGAGCCCAGCTCGTTTCTGAAATGGGACAGTCCTCAACAGTGGGTCAGGTCAGACACCCGAGGCTTCATCTCACTGAGTCTCAAACACCTTCAGGGATGGAAATTCTGTGACACCCCTAACAATGGTGGAGACACCTGCCAgtgccactgccagcagcccagccaTGCTGCTGGAAAGCTCTGCCTTTCCATGTCCTCTTGCCAGAGCACTTCATACTGGGCAACTGCAACTTTATcctttgctttctctctcttaCCCTCACATTTCTGAGGTTATAAAACCCCACAGTTACAGCGTCACAAAAACCATTAAGACGTTGATATATTCATTTAGGCGCTTAATTTAGGAATAGTTGTTTTAGCGCTATCCTTTGCTGCAGTAACCTGCTGCCAGGACGGGCTGACaggctctgagccccctgcaCTCCCCAAATTGGGCCGCTGCCGCTTTAACGGCCCcgcggccgcagccccgcgccgccggcAGCGGAGCCGGGAGCCGGGGaggatgggaggaggaggaggaggaggatggagccgGCTCGGCTCCGCCGAGAGATCAGGGCAAAGTATGACTCGCTCATCACCCGAAATCAGATAAAGACCGTCAGCTCAGCAAGGACGCAGGTAATG contains:
- the LOC135458442 gene encoding keratin, type I cytoskeletal 12-like isoform X1: MALSVRTSGGSRQFSSRSGIGGGSLRMSSSGGGGGFGGSGLGFGGGSGGGFGAASMLGSSSGFGGGFGGSSGAGLGSSLSSGFGGSYGGGLGAGYGSGLGSGFGGGLGSGFGSSSGAAFGSGFGGGLGTGYGGGFGPAGAGDGGILSGSKKETMQNLNDRLAAYLDKVRSLEDANTELERKIREWYEKNGPGTGTPGSGNDYSKFYPIIEDLRNKIINATIDNARIILQVDNARLAADDFRLKYENEVALRQSVEADINGLRRVLDELTMTRADLEMQIESLNEELAYLKKNHEEELQGIQSSEFGQVSVEMDAAPGTDLTKLLNDMRGQYEVIAEQNRKEAEAWFNEKSGELKREISTHTEQLQSGKSEITDLKRTLQSLEIELQSQLAMKKSLEDTLAETEGGYCAQLSQIQMQIGNLESQLFQVRADMERQNAEYQQLLDIKTRLEMEIETYRRLLDGEFVGAGQAVTLESSSLTGSKSQTQSLDSSQDPTKTRKIKTIVEEVVDGKVVASHVKEVEEKI
- the LOC135458442 gene encoding keratin, type I cytoskeletal 12-like isoform X2; the protein is MQNLNDRLAAYLDKVRSLEDANTELERKIREWYEKNGPGTGTPGSGNDYSKFYPIIEDLRNKIINATIDNARIILQVDNARLAADDFRLKYENEVALRQSVEADINGLRRVLDELTMTRADLEMQIESLNEELAYLKKNHEEELQGIQSSEFGQVSVEMDAAPGTDLTKLLNDMRGQYEVIAEQNRKEAEAWFNEKSGELKREISTHTEQLQSGKSEITDLKRTLQSLEIELQSQLAMKKSLEDTLAETEGGYCAQLSQIQMQIGNLESQLFQVRADMERQNAEYQQLLDIKTRLEMEIETYRRLLDGEGAGQAVTLESSSLTGSKSQTQSLDSSQDPTKTRKIKTIVEEVVDGKVVASHVKEVEEKI
- the KRT20 gene encoding keratin, type I cytoskeletal 20 isoform X2 — protein: MAFSARSTQWSTSSRIQPSAPSVSGLTSRKMSFQKIQAPSVYGGAGGYGTRISTSTSSGQGLGGSLQLSITGSDVLLTGNEKSTMQNLNDRLAAYLERVRSLEKSNSLIEKQIREWYEKNTVSVGQDYSSYFKTIEELRNQISAAQMENSRLVLQIDNAKLAADDFRLKFENEHLLRQSVESDITGLLHVRDDLTLSQADLEAQIENITEELVFLRKNHEEERDRLRKEASGSVNVAVDAAPGIDLAAIMENMRKQYEEMAEKNRQEAKEHFEKQTAELNQEVALNVEQLAVQRKEVTERRQICQNLELELQSLLNMKQTLEASLAETEARYSHQLDQIQGAISSLEAQLRQVRVDMEAQNNEYSILLDVKTRLEMEIATYRRLLEGEDFSISLTESSKFKKIKTIVEEVVDGKVVSSEVREVEEKM
- the KRT20 gene encoding keratin, type I cytoskeletal 20 isoform X1, with protein sequence MAFSARSTQWSTSSRIQPSAPSVSGLTSRKMSFQKIQAPSVYGGAGGYGTRISTSTSSGQGLGGSLQLSITGSDVLLTGNEKSTMQNLNDRLAAYLERVRSLEKSNSLIEKQIREWYEKNTVSVGQDYSSYFKTIEELRNQISAAQMENSRLVLQIDNAKLAADDFRLKFENEHLLRQSVESDITGLLHVRDDLTLSQADLEAQIENITEELVFLRKNHEEERDRLRKEASGSVNVAVDAAPGIDLAAIMENMRKQYEEMAEKNRQEAKEHFEKQTAELNQEVALNVEQLAVQRKEVTERRQICQNLELELQSLLNMKQTLEASLAETEARYSHQLDQIQGAISSLEAQLRQVRVDMEAQNNEYSILLDVKTRLEMEIATYRRLLEGEETGYLEEMPTVEETEKESSKFKKIKTIVEEVVDGKVVSSEVREVEEKM